One Rhododendron vialii isolate Sample 1 chromosome 2a, ASM3025357v1 genomic region harbors:
- the LOC131317736 gene encoding synaptotagmin-4-like isoform X3, whose translation MSFYIGFFFGFALGIALIVGFARYENIRSRRRSDLATTIAAFARMTVHDSRKILPAEFYPSWVVFSQRQKLTWLNVQLEKIWPYVNEAASELIRSSVEPILEQYRPIVLSSLKFSKLTLGTVAPQFTGVSIIEGDAKGITMELEMQWDGNPNIELDVKTKVGVGLPIQETIRDAIEDSITWPVRQIITILPGDYSDLELKPVGTLDVKLIQAKGLTNKDIVGKSDPYAVLFIRPLRDRMKNSKTINNQLNPIWNEHFEFIVEDASTQYLTVRVFDDEGVQASEFIGVGQVALKDLEPGKVKDVWLKLVKDLVIQRDKKDRGQVHLELLYCPFGTESGFMNPYDPNFRLTLLEKALQTGIDGTEAADISKSGGPKKKDVIVRGVLSVTVIAAENLPAVDIMGKSDPFVVVIMKKSDQKNKTRVVNNTLNPVWNQTFDFVVEDGLHELLILEVWDHDTFGKDKMGRCIMTLTRVILEGEFTDTFTIDGAKSGKLHLNLKWNPRPIFRDELQRS comes from the exons ATGTCTTTCTACATTGGGTTTTTCTTCGGTTTTGCTCTGGGCATCGCATTGATAGTTGGCTTCGCTCGTTACGAGAACATCCGATCCAGGCGTCGCTCTGATTTG GCAACAACTATTGCGGCTTTTGCGCGTATGACAGTTCATGATTCAAGAAAGATTCTCCCAGCTGAGTTCTACCCTTCTTGGGTTGTATTTTCACAGCGACAGAAG TTAACTTGGCTTAATGTTCAACTTGAAAAGATATGGCCATACGTCAATGAg GCAGCATCAGAGCTAATACGAAGTTCTGTTGAGCCAATTCTGGAGCAATATAGACCGATTGTCTTATCATCtctcaagttttcaaagttgACTCTTGGCACTGTGGCTCCACAGTTTACAG GGGTTTCTATAATCGAAGGTGACGCCAAGGGAATCACAATGGAGTTAGAGATGCAATGGGATGGGAACCCCAATATCGAACTTGACGTTAAAACCAAAGTTGGTGTTGGATTACCGATACAG GAAACGATAAGAGATGCTATTGAAGATTCTATTACATGGCCCGTTAGACAAATTATAACCATTTTACCAGGAGATTACAG TGATCTAGAGTTGAAGCCAGTCGGAACATTAGATGTCAAACTCATACAAGCCAAGGGGTTAACAAATAAAGACATTGTCGGGAAATCAGATCCTTACGCAGTTCTATTCATACGCCCACTTCGTGACAGAATGAAAAACAGCAAAACAATT AACAACCAACTGAATCCAATCTGGAATGAGCACTTTGAGTTCATCGTTGAGGATGCATCCACGCAATACTTGACAGTCAGAGTTTTTGATGATGAAGGGGTTCAAGCTTCTGAATTCATCGGTGTTGGTCAAGTGGCGTTGAAGGATCTTGAGCCCGGTAAGGTAAAAGACGTGTGGTTGAAACTGGTCAAGGATTTGGTGATTCAGAGGGATAAAAAAGATAGGGGTCAG GTGCATTTGGAGCTTTTATATTGTCCTTTTGGTACAGAGAGTGGGTTTATGAATCCCTATGACCCCAACTTCCGGTTGACTTTACTAGAGAAGGCCCTTCAAACTGGAATTGATGGGACTGAAGCTGCTGATATTTCAAAATCCGGAGgtccaaagaaaaaggatgtGATTGTTAGAGGAGTTCTTTCTGTAACAGTAATAGCCGCGGAAAACTTGCCAGCTGTAGATATAATGGGAAAATCAGATCCCTTTGTCGTAGTCATAATGAAGAAATCCGATCAGAAAAACAAGACCCGG GTTGTGAATAATACCTTGAATCCGGTTTGGAACCAAACATTTGACTTTGTCGTCGAGGACGGCTTACATGAATTGCTGATTTTGGAAGTCTGGGATCATGACACTTTTGGGAAG GACAAAATGGGAAGATGCATCATGACACTCACTAGGGTTATATTAGAAGGGGAATTCACGGATACTTTTACCATAGATGGGGCTAAATCAGGAAAGCTACATTTGAATCTCAAGTGGAACCCACGGCCAATCTTTCGGGACGAATTACAACGGTCATGA
- the LOC131317736 gene encoding synaptotagmin-4-like isoform X2: MSFYIGFFFGFALGIALIVGFARYENIRSRRRSDLATTIAAFARMTVHDSRKILPAEFYPSWVVFSQRQKLTWLNVQLEKIWPYVNEAASELIRSSVEPILEQYRPIVLSSLKFSKLTLGTVAPQFTGVSIIEGDAKGITMELEMQWDGNPNIELDVKTKVGVGLPIQVKNIGFTGVFRLIFRPLVDEFPCFGAVCYSLREKETIRDAIEDSITWPVRQIITILPGDYSDLELKPVGTLDVKLIQAKGLTNKDIVGKSDPYAVLFIRPLRDRMKNSKTINNQLNPIWNEHFEFIVEDASTQYLTVRVFDDEGVQASEFIGVGQVALKDLEPGKVKDVWLKLVKDLVIQRDKKDRGQVHLELLYCPFGTESGFMNPYDPNFRLTLLEKALQTGIDGTEAADISKSGGPKKKDVIVRGVLSVTVIAAENLPAVDIMGKSDPFVVVIMKKSDQKNKTRVVNNTLNPVWNQTFDFVVEDGLHELLILEVWDHDTFGKDKMGRCIMTLTRVILEGEFTDTFTIDGAKSGKLHLNLKWNPRPIFRDELQRS, encoded by the exons ATGTCTTTCTACATTGGGTTTTTCTTCGGTTTTGCTCTGGGCATCGCATTGATAGTTGGCTTCGCTCGTTACGAGAACATCCGATCCAGGCGTCGCTCTGATTTG GCAACAACTATTGCGGCTTTTGCGCGTATGACAGTTCATGATTCAAGAAAGATTCTCCCAGCTGAGTTCTACCCTTCTTGGGTTGTATTTTCACAGCGACAGAAG TTAACTTGGCTTAATGTTCAACTTGAAAAGATATGGCCATACGTCAATGAg GCAGCATCAGAGCTAATACGAAGTTCTGTTGAGCCAATTCTGGAGCAATATAGACCGATTGTCTTATCATCtctcaagttttcaaagttgACTCTTGGCACTGTGGCTCCACAGTTTACAG GGGTTTCTATAATCGAAGGTGACGCCAAGGGAATCACAATGGAGTTAGAGATGCAATGGGATGGGAACCCCAATATCGAACTTGACGTTAAAACCAAAGTTGGTGTTGGATTACCGATACAG GTCAAAAATATTGGTTTCACCGGGGTTTTCAGATTAATCTTCAGACCTTTGGTTGATGAGTTTCCTTGCTTTGGGGCTGTTTGTTATTCTTTAAGAGAAAAG GAAACGATAAGAGATGCTATTGAAGATTCTATTACATGGCCCGTTAGACAAATTATAACCATTTTACCAGGAGATTACAG TGATCTAGAGTTGAAGCCAGTCGGAACATTAGATGTCAAACTCATACAAGCCAAGGGGTTAACAAATAAAGACATTGTCGGGAAATCAGATCCTTACGCAGTTCTATTCATACGCCCACTTCGTGACAGAATGAAAAACAGCAAAACAATT AACAACCAACTGAATCCAATCTGGAATGAGCACTTTGAGTTCATCGTTGAGGATGCATCCACGCAATACTTGACAGTCAGAGTTTTTGATGATGAAGGGGTTCAAGCTTCTGAATTCATCGGTGTTGGTCAAGTGGCGTTGAAGGATCTTGAGCCCGGTAAGGTAAAAGACGTGTGGTTGAAACTGGTCAAGGATTTGGTGATTCAGAGGGATAAAAAAGATAGGGGTCAG GTGCATTTGGAGCTTTTATATTGTCCTTTTGGTACAGAGAGTGGGTTTATGAATCCCTATGACCCCAACTTCCGGTTGACTTTACTAGAGAAGGCCCTTCAAACTGGAATTGATGGGACTGAAGCTGCTGATATTTCAAAATCCGGAGgtccaaagaaaaaggatgtGATTGTTAGAGGAGTTCTTTCTGTAACAGTAATAGCCGCGGAAAACTTGCCAGCTGTAGATATAATGGGAAAATCAGATCCCTTTGTCGTAGTCATAATGAAGAAATCCGATCAGAAAAACAAGACCCGG GTTGTGAATAATACCTTGAATCCGGTTTGGAACCAAACATTTGACTTTGTCGTCGAGGACGGCTTACATGAATTGCTGATTTTGGAAGTCTGGGATCATGACACTTTTGGGAAG GACAAAATGGGAAGATGCATCATGACACTCACTAGGGTTATATTAGAAGGGGAATTCACGGATACTTTTACCATAGATGGGGCTAAATCAGGAAAGCTACATTTGAATCTCAAGTGGAACCCACGGCCAATCTTTCGGGACGAATTACAACGGTCATGA
- the LOC131317736 gene encoding synaptotagmin-4-like isoform X1 yields the protein MSFYIGFFFGFALGIALIVGFARYENIRSRRRSDLATTIAAFARMTVHDSRKILPAEFYPSWVVFSQRQKLTWLNVQLEKIWPYVNEAASELIRSSVEPILEQYRPIVLSSLKFSKLTLGTVAPQFTGVSIIEGDAKGITMELEMQWDGNPNIELDVKTKVGVGLPIQVKNIGFTGVFRLIFRPLVDEFPCFGAVCYSLREKKNLDFKLKFVGGELSAIPGISDAIEETIRDAIEDSITWPVRQIITILPGDYSDLELKPVGTLDVKLIQAKGLTNKDIVGKSDPYAVLFIRPLRDRMKNSKTINNQLNPIWNEHFEFIVEDASTQYLTVRVFDDEGVQASEFIGVGQVALKDLEPGKVKDVWLKLVKDLVIQRDKKDRGQVHLELLYCPFGTESGFMNPYDPNFRLTLLEKALQTGIDGTEAADISKSGGPKKKDVIVRGVLSVTVIAAENLPAVDIMGKSDPFVVVIMKKSDQKNKTRVVNNTLNPVWNQTFDFVVEDGLHELLILEVWDHDTFGKDKMGRCIMTLTRVILEGEFTDTFTIDGAKSGKLHLNLKWNPRPIFRDELQRS from the exons ATGTCTTTCTACATTGGGTTTTTCTTCGGTTTTGCTCTGGGCATCGCATTGATAGTTGGCTTCGCTCGTTACGAGAACATCCGATCCAGGCGTCGCTCTGATTTG GCAACAACTATTGCGGCTTTTGCGCGTATGACAGTTCATGATTCAAGAAAGATTCTCCCAGCTGAGTTCTACCCTTCTTGGGTTGTATTTTCACAGCGACAGAAG TTAACTTGGCTTAATGTTCAACTTGAAAAGATATGGCCATACGTCAATGAg GCAGCATCAGAGCTAATACGAAGTTCTGTTGAGCCAATTCTGGAGCAATATAGACCGATTGTCTTATCATCtctcaagttttcaaagttgACTCTTGGCACTGTGGCTCCACAGTTTACAG GGGTTTCTATAATCGAAGGTGACGCCAAGGGAATCACAATGGAGTTAGAGATGCAATGGGATGGGAACCCCAATATCGAACTTGACGTTAAAACCAAAGTTGGTGTTGGATTACCGATACAG GTCAAAAATATTGGTTTCACCGGGGTTTTCAGATTAATCTTCAGACCTTTGGTTGATGAGTTTCCTTGCTTTGGGGCTGTTTGTTATTCTTTAAGAGAAAAG aAAAACTTGGACTTTAAGCTCAAATTTGTTGGCGGCGAATTATCAGCAATTCCAGGAATCTCTGATGCCATCGAG GAAACGATAAGAGATGCTATTGAAGATTCTATTACATGGCCCGTTAGACAAATTATAACCATTTTACCAGGAGATTACAG TGATCTAGAGTTGAAGCCAGTCGGAACATTAGATGTCAAACTCATACAAGCCAAGGGGTTAACAAATAAAGACATTGTCGGGAAATCAGATCCTTACGCAGTTCTATTCATACGCCCACTTCGTGACAGAATGAAAAACAGCAAAACAATT AACAACCAACTGAATCCAATCTGGAATGAGCACTTTGAGTTCATCGTTGAGGATGCATCCACGCAATACTTGACAGTCAGAGTTTTTGATGATGAAGGGGTTCAAGCTTCTGAATTCATCGGTGTTGGTCAAGTGGCGTTGAAGGATCTTGAGCCCGGTAAGGTAAAAGACGTGTGGTTGAAACTGGTCAAGGATTTGGTGATTCAGAGGGATAAAAAAGATAGGGGTCAG GTGCATTTGGAGCTTTTATATTGTCCTTTTGGTACAGAGAGTGGGTTTATGAATCCCTATGACCCCAACTTCCGGTTGACTTTACTAGAGAAGGCCCTTCAAACTGGAATTGATGGGACTGAAGCTGCTGATATTTCAAAATCCGGAGgtccaaagaaaaaggatgtGATTGTTAGAGGAGTTCTTTCTGTAACAGTAATAGCCGCGGAAAACTTGCCAGCTGTAGATATAATGGGAAAATCAGATCCCTTTGTCGTAGTCATAATGAAGAAATCCGATCAGAAAAACAAGACCCGG GTTGTGAATAATACCTTGAATCCGGTTTGGAACCAAACATTTGACTTTGTCGTCGAGGACGGCTTACATGAATTGCTGATTTTGGAAGTCTGGGATCATGACACTTTTGGGAAG GACAAAATGGGAAGATGCATCATGACACTCACTAGGGTTATATTAGAAGGGGAATTCACGGATACTTTTACCATAGATGGGGCTAAATCAGGAAAGCTACATTTGAATCTCAAGTGGAACCCACGGCCAATCTTTCGGGACGAATTACAACGGTCATGA
- the LOC131317736 gene encoding synaptotagmin-4-like isoform X4 yields MELEMQWDGNPNIELDVKTKVGVGLPIQVKNIGFTGVFRLIFRPLVDEFPCFGAVCYSLREKKNLDFKLKFVGGELSAIPGISDAIEETIRDAIEDSITWPVRQIITILPGDYSDLELKPVGTLDVKLIQAKGLTNKDIVGKSDPYAVLFIRPLRDRMKNSKTINNQLNPIWNEHFEFIVEDASTQYLTVRVFDDEGVQASEFIGVGQVALKDLEPGKVKDVWLKLVKDLVIQRDKKDRGQVHLELLYCPFGTESGFMNPYDPNFRLTLLEKALQTGIDGTEAADISKSGGPKKKDVIVRGVLSVTVIAAENLPAVDIMGKSDPFVVVIMKKSDQKNKTRVVNNTLNPVWNQTFDFVVEDGLHELLILEVWDHDTFGKDKMGRCIMTLTRVILEGEFTDTFTIDGAKSGKLHLNLKWNPRPIFRDELQRS; encoded by the exons ATGGAGTTAGAGATGCAATGGGATGGGAACCCCAATATCGAACTTGACGTTAAAACCAAAGTTGGTGTTGGATTACCGATACAG GTCAAAAATATTGGTTTCACCGGGGTTTTCAGATTAATCTTCAGACCTTTGGTTGATGAGTTTCCTTGCTTTGGGGCTGTTTGTTATTCTTTAAGAGAAAAG aAAAACTTGGACTTTAAGCTCAAATTTGTTGGCGGCGAATTATCAGCAATTCCAGGAATCTCTGATGCCATCGAG GAAACGATAAGAGATGCTATTGAAGATTCTATTACATGGCCCGTTAGACAAATTATAACCATTTTACCAGGAGATTACAG TGATCTAGAGTTGAAGCCAGTCGGAACATTAGATGTCAAACTCATACAAGCCAAGGGGTTAACAAATAAAGACATTGTCGGGAAATCAGATCCTTACGCAGTTCTATTCATACGCCCACTTCGTGACAGAATGAAAAACAGCAAAACAATT AACAACCAACTGAATCCAATCTGGAATGAGCACTTTGAGTTCATCGTTGAGGATGCATCCACGCAATACTTGACAGTCAGAGTTTTTGATGATGAAGGGGTTCAAGCTTCTGAATTCATCGGTGTTGGTCAAGTGGCGTTGAAGGATCTTGAGCCCGGTAAGGTAAAAGACGTGTGGTTGAAACTGGTCAAGGATTTGGTGATTCAGAGGGATAAAAAAGATAGGGGTCAG GTGCATTTGGAGCTTTTATATTGTCCTTTTGGTACAGAGAGTGGGTTTATGAATCCCTATGACCCCAACTTCCGGTTGACTTTACTAGAGAAGGCCCTTCAAACTGGAATTGATGGGACTGAAGCTGCTGATATTTCAAAATCCGGAGgtccaaagaaaaaggatgtGATTGTTAGAGGAGTTCTTTCTGTAACAGTAATAGCCGCGGAAAACTTGCCAGCTGTAGATATAATGGGAAAATCAGATCCCTTTGTCGTAGTCATAATGAAGAAATCCGATCAGAAAAACAAGACCCGG GTTGTGAATAATACCTTGAATCCGGTTTGGAACCAAACATTTGACTTTGTCGTCGAGGACGGCTTACATGAATTGCTGATTTTGGAAGTCTGGGATCATGACACTTTTGGGAAG GACAAAATGGGAAGATGCATCATGACACTCACTAGGGTTATATTAGAAGGGGAATTCACGGATACTTTTACCATAGATGGGGCTAAATCAGGAAAGCTACATTTGAATCTCAAGTGGAACCCACGGCCAATCTTTCGGGACGAATTACAACGGTCATGA